A single window of Candidatus Lernaella stagnicola DNA harbors:
- a CDS encoding glycosyltransferase family 9 protein, giving the protein MPPKLAEYESLSPRVRLFLWLIDRFGAVRSALWRWRWRRRVIPRHPQRILVTRCDGIGDLVESTPALRSLRKRFPDARIELMVGPWAADVARMIEDVDEVLPYAPWGYRFLRTVRRELSLGVDWRWLWRLRRRRYDLAIDLRSDILTLLPMAWWAIPVRVGRATRGGGFTLTHEVPPVDPARSHEVRRTLDVVARLDAEAQDERLALSPGDEAVRKATQVLREAGLSRKRTVLLAPGAQWRWKWWPGFGDLAHRLHEAGWQTAVIGAPGDEHFHAAITERDPATISLIGRFNLRELTAAFALTRGFVAVDSGPAHLAAGVDAAGVMLFGSGQPEQFAPLSEKIRIIHRPCAMNPCYQRGECVNPDQWCMVKISASEVFAALTEVLESATKD; this is encoded by the coding sequence GTGCCGCCAAAACTCGCCGAGTATGAATCCCTCAGCCCGCGGGTCCGACTCTTTTTGTGGTTGATCGATCGTTTCGGGGCCGTCCGGAGCGCACTCTGGCGATGGCGATGGCGTCGCCGCGTCATCCCACGCCACCCGCAACGAATTCTCGTCACCCGCTGCGACGGCATCGGCGACCTCGTGGAATCCACCCCGGCCCTTCGCAGCCTGCGAAAACGTTTCCCCGATGCGCGCATCGAACTGATGGTCGGCCCGTGGGCCGCGGACGTGGCGCGCATGATCGAAGATGTCGACGAGGTGCTGCCCTACGCGCCGTGGGGCTACCGCTTCTTGCGCACCGTACGCCGGGAGTTGAGCCTCGGCGTCGATTGGCGCTGGCTGTGGCGATTGCGACGGCGGCGCTACGATCTCGCCATAGATCTGCGCAGCGATATCCTCACGCTACTGCCCATGGCCTGGTGGGCGATACCTGTGCGCGTGGGGCGGGCGACACGCGGCGGCGGTTTCACCCTCACGCACGAAGTGCCGCCGGTCGATCCCGCCCGCAGCCACGAAGTGCGGCGCACGTTGGACGTTGTGGCGCGGTTGGATGCCGAAGCGCAAGACGAACGGCTCGCCTTGTCGCCGGGCGACGAGGCCGTGCGGAAGGCGACGCAGGTTCTGCGGGAAGCCGGTCTGTCGCGCAAGCGAACGGTGTTGCTGGCGCCGGGCGCGCAATGGCGATGGAAGTGGTGGCCGGGATTCGGCGATCTGGCCCATCGCCTGCATGAAGCGGGGTGGCAGACGGCCGTGATTGGAGCGCCGGGCGACGAGCATTTTCACGCAGCGATCACCGAGCGCGACCCTGCTACGATTTCGCTGATCGGTCGTTTCAACCTGCGGGAGTTGACCGCCGCTTTTGCCCTGACGCGCGGTTTTGTGGCGGTCGATTCGGGACCCGCGCATCTGGCGGCCGGAGTCGACGCAGCGGGCGTGATGCTTTTCGGCTCAGGCCAACCGGAGCAGTTCGCGCCGCTGAGCGAGAAGATTCGCATCATTCATCGGCCGTGCGCGATGAACCCGTGTTATCAGCGCGGCGAATGCGTCAATCCCGATCAATGGTGCATGGTGAAGATATCCGCGAGCGAGGTATTCGCGGCGCTGACCGAGGTGTTGGAGTCCGCGACGAAAGATTGA
- a CDS encoding peptidylprolyl isomerase: MRIRRFVARSLIVSLLCGACVVLGVTSATPVMAQDVDTIAKILQAEDSLQFDAFLVKVLLDKERPTLERHLAARAMAHIGNVDASPQMLKALRDESLDRALIAKYIGLLWANSPENTYHIRRPPVLAKELLAVAEKDSSPAVRAAALEAVALALPGTGYKQARDVIDGIVAGKFEGDIKPLVRAAVRVAAAEGAEFPFEPPPLITEKKNQREAVFGYALTHPDWDIVYYAAYFAGRKETTKLELTAKLKNLLKRDTEKNGNARIVSWTRAQALRALVRRGIKDVEVKAAARDLLISGSLQEKIAAAEACAVLETPEQAFDMLKKALNEAGIEQATSLHQAILTAMAKLDRPDIGRDLWKISEQNTPYSKLAQLAAAEAGAADYVVGLMPTDYAGNDENALHYVELLAAADARDKLNWLAGGASVPVRFVKSQPVRRRIVFALTYDKNGEPDGQAVKKHESWLMDQDPFVLARAVDSLGATGERDAIKKLVGIARRAEDDRESDVTMAVFDALESLAKSKDANVSAEVVLSEVARVGLDNKRLDVRRRSVGVMHRLTREIHKKQLFGVATGKSIGDYQSLARRFLEGRDAVTKMYMHTSKGTINFAVRRDLTPLSSDNFVRLSITEFYDNLVFHRVVPAFAAQSGDPQRLGWGGPGYAIREEEGMLRFAAGTIGMATSGHDTGGSQFFFTAVPTPHLDDRYTAFGLVTDDASLDVIEALVPGDRILEVRTDMADEM, encoded by the coding sequence GTGAGAATACGTCGCTTTGTGGCGAGAAGTCTGATTGTGTCATTACTTTGCGGCGCGTGCGTCGTTCTCGGCGTCACGAGCGCGACGCCCGTAATGGCCCAAGACGTTGACACTATTGCGAAAATTCTCCAGGCGGAGGATTCGCTGCAATTTGACGCCTTCCTGGTCAAGGTATTGCTGGACAAGGAGCGACCGACCCTGGAACGTCACCTAGCCGCACGAGCCATGGCGCATATCGGCAACGTCGACGCCTCGCCCCAAATGCTCAAGGCCCTGCGTGACGAGAGTCTTGACCGCGCCCTGATCGCCAAATACATCGGCCTACTGTGGGCCAACTCACCGGAAAACACGTACCACATCCGCCGTCCGCCGGTGTTGGCCAAGGAACTGCTTGCCGTGGCGGAAAAAGATTCATCCCCCGCCGTGCGGGCCGCCGCGCTGGAAGCCGTCGCCCTGGCGTTACCGGGCACGGGCTACAAGCAAGCACGCGATGTGATCGACGGTATCGTCGCCGGGAAATTCGAGGGCGATATCAAGCCGTTGGTCCGGGCCGCGGTGCGCGTTGCCGCTGCCGAGGGCGCGGAATTTCCTTTTGAACCGCCGCCGCTGATCACCGAGAAAAAGAACCAGCGCGAGGCCGTTTTCGGGTATGCATTGACGCACCCCGACTGGGATATCGTGTACTACGCCGCGTATTTCGCCGGCCGCAAAGAAACGACGAAACTCGAGTTGACGGCTAAGTTGAAAAATCTGCTGAAACGCGACACCGAGAAAAATGGCAACGCGCGGATTGTCTCGTGGACTCGGGCCCAGGCGCTGCGAGCGCTGGTTCGGCGCGGCATCAAAGACGTGGAAGTCAAAGCCGCCGCCCGCGATTTGCTGATAAGCGGGTCGTTGCAGGAGAAAATCGCCGCCGCGGAAGCCTGCGCCGTGCTCGAAACGCCCGAGCAGGCCTTCGACATGCTCAAAAAGGCGCTCAACGAAGCGGGCATCGAACAGGCTACGAGCCTGCATCAGGCGATTTTGACGGCCATGGCGAAACTCGACCGGCCCGATATCGGCCGTGATCTGTGGAAGATATCCGAACAAAACACGCCCTATTCAAAGCTGGCGCAGCTCGCCGCCGCCGAGGCTGGAGCGGCCGATTACGTGGTCGGGCTGATGCCGACGGATTACGCCGGCAATGACGAGAACGCGTTGCATTACGTGGAATTGCTTGCCGCCGCCGACGCGCGGGACAAACTGAACTGGTTGGCCGGTGGAGCCAGCGTGCCGGTGCGCTTCGTCAAGAGTCAGCCGGTGCGCCGTCGCATCGTGTTTGCCTTGACCTACGATAAAAATGGCGAGCCGGACGGCCAAGCCGTCAAGAAGCACGAGAGTTGGCTGATGGATCAGGATCCCTTCGTGCTGGCAAGGGCCGTGGATTCGCTCGGTGCGACCGGCGAGCGCGACGCCATCAAGAAGCTTGTGGGAATCGCTCGGCGGGCCGAGGACGACCGCGAAAGCGACGTCACGATGGCGGTGTTCGACGCGCTGGAATCGTTGGCCAAGAGCAAGGACGCCAACGTCAGCGCCGAAGTCGTGTTAAGCGAAGTGGCGCGCGTGGGCCTGGATAACAAGCGTCTGGACGTGCGGCGCCGCTCGGTGGGCGTAATGCATCGCCTGACGCGGGAGATTCACAAAAAACAACTGTTCGGCGTGGCCACCGGCAAAAGCATCGGCGACTACCAAAGTCTGGCGCGCCGTTTCTTGGAGGGCAGGGACGCGGTCACCAAAATGTACATGCACACTTCGAAGGGCACCATTAACTTCGCCGTGCGCCGGGACCTGACGCCCCTGAGCAGCGACAACTTCGTGCGGTTGTCGATCACCGAATTCTACGACAATCTCGTTTTCCATCGTGTCGTGCCTGCCTTCGCGGCCCAAAGCGGCGATCCGCAACGACTCGGCTGGGGCGGGCCCGGTTACGCCATACGGGAGGAAGAGGGCATGCTGCGCTTCGCGGCCGGGACCATCGGCATGGCCACCAGCGGCCACGACACCGGCGGCAGTCAGTTCTTCTTTACCGCCGTGCCGACGCCGCATTTGGACGATCGCTACACAGCCTTCGGGCTCGTGACCGACGACGCCTCGCTTGACGTCATCGAAGCCCTGGTGCCCGGCGATCGTATTCTCGAAGTGCGCACGGACATGGCCGACGAGATGTAA
- a CDS encoding BON domain-containing protein → MRLRGRRGTLASMRWLAAIVVIAMFACPAWADDATGDDQGTPDASPQPLKDPGEPDRFKVKPVPDPVIARRVREGLTATKRPEVQRVRLLVEKGVVTMRGTVRTHQEKALAEAVARTLPGVRGVKSEIKLQSGFRPQVTHGDRRSLIQIAADEKLRKTVIRRLMRVPGVRPSQLQVEVQCGVAVVGGVVSSAIEAQRVRHSLTYVNDLHSFVLNLYVENEEP, encoded by the coding sequence TTGCGATTGCGCGGCCGTCGCGGCACACTGGCGTCGATGCGTTGGTTAGCCGCCATAGTCGTAATTGCGATGTTCGCCTGTCCCGCTTGGGCCGACGATGCGACGGGTGACGACCAAGGCACGCCCGACGCTTCCCCCCAGCCGCTGAAGGATCCCGGCGAGCCGGACAGGTTCAAGGTCAAGCCCGTACCCGACCCGGTCATCGCTAGGCGCGTACGGGAAGGTCTGACCGCAACCAAACGGCCCGAGGTCCAGCGCGTGCGCCTGCTGGTGGAAAAAGGCGTCGTGACGATGCGCGGCACCGTACGCACGCACCAGGAGAAGGCCCTTGCCGAGGCCGTTGCCCGCACGTTGCCCGGCGTTCGCGGCGTCAAAAGCGAAATCAAACTGCAGAGCGGTTTTCGCCCGCAGGTCACACACGGAGACCGGCGAAGTTTGATCCAAATCGCGGCCGACGAAAAACTGCGCAAGACGGTCATCCGCCGCCTGATGCGCGTACCCGGCGTGCGCCCCAGCCAGTTGCAGGTGGAGGTGCAGTGCGGCGTGGCGGTGGTCGGCGGCGTCGTGTCTTCGGCGATTGAAGCACAGCGCGTCCGGCATTCTTTGACCTACGTCAACGACCTTCATTCGTTCGTGCTGAATCTGTATGTTGAGAACGAAGAACCCTGA
- the smc gene encoding chromosome segregation protein SMC, producing the protein MRIKEIELVGFKSFVDKTKMTFDEGISGVVGPNGCGKSNIVDAIRWCMGEMSAKSLRGSEMQDVIFNGTESRKPMGMAQASILFSCEDGVYPSGYEGMTEIQVTRRLYRSGESEYLINRRPCRLKDVIDLFLDTGIGSRAYSIIEQGQISRIIAAKPLDRRVLIEEAAGISKYRVKREEAERKIEATRTNLNRVNDLLFEIKRTLNSLQRQAGKARRYHEFKAELRELDVELAAREKRHLGNESERVRTDLARLRDLRAEAAVQLEADETRLAALRLDVLEQEKAINTAVEKVGGIRENVRADESRREILAHDIQTLEEQIGAWQEDVENARGRIEEMDQQVAAAVTEMEQLDEQILAAEAVLGEHQARLEAALLRRAELDKTAEAARNELLGLAGRKASLERAVQNHAENVTARHERLEQTRTRLADTDSALVASVSDKEKLHEEIERLTTERRHLEQNLGEKTARLAELKSNTDGRRHALDESRAAFQKKKVRLESLQEMARNLEGYQFGVRRILEAARSDSGALNGSSKSILGVLADKIEINEKFETALEAVLGERLQAVLVTDQETGAVAADFLKTEHAGRSSFVPVAPRLIEAHYPAATAGQTLGPLTEHVSVASEFEDAAHALLDNVLVVDNLETALRLHKANGYTGAFVTLDGEVVDPSGAITGGQVDAVTSGLLQKKREIAALSEGMGDEEGAVKKAEDEYYKAEGMIARLQDVVAQVRKELDENHIALSENRGELGRLDREIERLNTENARLAQAAHRITEELDESARRHEAEGTDLAQIEHTLAAARHATDEKTAAQQALTAEIDGIQNAVREAMLRANELRQAKNAAMSRRDNFQRAKQEAQTLVARRGEQSEEARTRQNAHREQIGVLTSGLSEKLDTLEQAERAAVEVREGVDEKVTTVERAEAALKMLRRDIEGYEKEIHSSDLSASEIKMKFEHLAERLMEKYEMALEDIPEPADEAEIDTEALRTRAREISQKISQMGEVNPNAVEEFAEQKERYDHYEAQKLDLDNAIEELRRAIAKINKTSKERFEQTFNLVNHKFGEVMPVLFGGGMARLVLTEPDKPLETGIDIVIRPPGKRLTNVTLLSGGEKALASIGLIFSIFLVKPSPFCLLDEVDAPLDDANIYRFNKLVNEMAAHSQIILITHNKSTMEVADRLFGVTMQEKGVSRMVSVEMVKDELD; encoded by the coding sequence ATGCGAATTAAGGAAATCGAGCTCGTTGGGTTCAAAAGCTTCGTCGACAAGACCAAAATGACCTTCGACGAAGGTATCAGCGGCGTTGTGGGACCCAACGGTTGCGGCAAAAGCAATATCGTCGACGCCATCCGCTGGTGCATGGGCGAAATGAGCGCCAAGAGCCTCCGCGGCTCCGAAATGCAGGATGTCATCTTCAACGGCACCGAATCTCGCAAGCCGATGGGCATGGCGCAGGCGTCGATCTTATTTTCGTGCGAAGACGGCGTATACCCCTCCGGGTATGAGGGAATGACCGAGATACAGGTGACGCGGCGGCTGTACCGCTCGGGCGAAAGCGAATACCTGATCAACCGCCGGCCCTGCCGCCTGAAGGATGTCATCGACCTTTTCCTGGACACCGGCATCGGCAGCCGGGCGTATTCGATCATCGAGCAGGGGCAGATCAGCCGCATTATCGCGGCCAAGCCTCTGGACCGCCGCGTGCTGATCGAAGAGGCGGCGGGTATCAGCAAATACCGGGTGAAGCGCGAGGAAGCCGAGCGCAAGATCGAAGCCACGCGCACGAATCTCAACCGGGTTAATGACCTGCTCTTTGAGATCAAGCGCACCCTGAACAGCCTGCAACGGCAGGCCGGCAAGGCGCGTCGCTACCACGAATTCAAAGCCGAGCTACGCGAATTGGACGTCGAATTGGCGGCGCGTGAAAAGCGTCACCTGGGCAACGAGTCCGAGCGCGTGCGCACCGACCTGGCCCGCCTTCGCGACCTGCGCGCCGAGGCCGCGGTGCAACTCGAAGCCGACGAAACCCGGCTGGCCGCGCTGCGTTTGGACGTGCTGGAGCAGGAAAAGGCGATCAACACGGCCGTGGAGAAAGTCGGCGGAATTCGCGAAAACGTGCGTGCCGACGAGTCGCGCCGTGAAATCCTCGCGCACGACATACAAACCCTCGAAGAGCAAATCGGCGCGTGGCAGGAAGATGTGGAAAACGCCCGCGGGCGCATCGAGGAAATGGATCAGCAGGTCGCGGCGGCCGTGACCGAAATGGAACAACTCGACGAACAGATTCTCGCTGCCGAGGCCGTGCTTGGCGAGCATCAAGCGCGACTCGAAGCTGCCCTGCTGCGCCGTGCCGAACTGGACAAAACCGCGGAGGCGGCCCGGAACGAATTGCTGGGGCTGGCCGGTCGCAAAGCGTCGCTCGAACGCGCCGTGCAAAACCACGCGGAGAATGTCACGGCCCGGCACGAGCGGTTGGAGCAGACTCGGACACGGCTGGCTGACACCGACAGCGCGTTGGTTGCCTCCGTGAGCGACAAGGAGAAGCTGCACGAGGAAATCGAGCGGCTTACCACCGAGCGCCGCCACCTGGAACAAAACCTGGGTGAAAAGACGGCGCGTCTGGCCGAACTCAAAAGCAACACCGACGGTCGCCGGCACGCGCTCGATGAAAGCCGCGCGGCGTTTCAAAAGAAAAAGGTCCGCCTCGAAAGCCTGCAGGAGATGGCCCGCAATTTGGAGGGCTATCAGTTCGGGGTGCGGCGCATTCTCGAAGCGGCACGCAGTGATTCCGGCGCGCTCAACGGCAGCAGCAAATCGATTCTGGGCGTGCTGGCCGACAAGATTGAAATCAACGAGAAATTCGAGACCGCGCTTGAGGCCGTACTCGGCGAGCGCTTGCAGGCGGTGCTGGTCACCGACCAGGAAACGGGCGCGGTAGCGGCCGATTTTCTCAAGACCGAACACGCCGGGCGTAGTTCCTTCGTGCCGGTCGCGCCGCGATTGATTGAAGCCCACTACCCCGCCGCCACGGCCGGCCAAACGCTCGGCCCGTTGACCGAACACGTCAGCGTGGCATCGGAATTCGAAGATGCCGCCCACGCGTTGTTGGATAACGTGTTGGTGGTCGACAACCTGGAGACGGCGCTTCGTCTGCACAAAGCCAACGGATACACGGGCGCGTTCGTCACGCTCGACGGTGAAGTTGTCGACCCCTCGGGCGCCATCACCGGCGGCCAGGTGGACGCGGTGACCAGCGGTTTGTTGCAGAAAAAACGGGAAATCGCCGCTCTCTCCGAGGGCATGGGCGACGAAGAAGGCGCGGTCAAGAAAGCGGAAGACGAGTACTACAAAGCCGAGGGCATGATCGCCCGCCTGCAGGACGTGGTCGCCCAGGTCCGCAAGGAACTGGACGAGAATCACATTGCGCTCTCGGAAAACCGCGGTGAACTGGGGCGCCTGGACCGCGAAATCGAACGGCTGAACACCGAGAACGCCCGTCTGGCGCAAGCGGCGCATCGCATCACCGAAGAGTTGGACGAATCGGCTCGCCGGCACGAGGCGGAGGGAACCGATCTCGCCCAGATCGAGCACACGCTGGCCGCCGCACGCCACGCCACCGACGAAAAAACGGCCGCGCAACAGGCGCTCACAGCCGAAATCGACGGCATCCAGAACGCGGTGCGCGAGGCGATGCTGCGCGCGAACGAGTTGCGGCAGGCGAAGAACGCCGCCATGTCCCGGCGCGACAATTTCCAGCGGGCCAAGCAGGAAGCGCAGACGCTGGTCGCCCGTCGCGGCGAGCAATCCGAGGAGGCACGTACCAGGCAAAATGCGCACCGGGAACAGATCGGCGTGCTAACCAGCGGCTTGTCGGAGAAGCTCGACACGTTGGAGCAGGCCGAACGCGCCGCGGTGGAAGTGCGTGAAGGCGTGGACGAGAAAGTCACGACCGTCGAGCGGGCCGAAGCGGCGCTTAAGATGTTGCGGCGTGATATCGAAGGCTACGAGAAAGAGATTCACTCGTCGGATCTCAGCGCGTCGGAAATCAAGATGAAGTTCGAGCATCTGGCCGAACGCCTGATGGAAAAGTATGAGATGGCGTTGGAAGACATTCCCGAACCGGCCGACGAGGCCGAAATCGACACCGAGGCGCTGCGGACGCGCGCGCGGGAAATCTCCCAGAAAATTTCGCAAATGGGCGAGGTCAACCCGAACGCGGTGGAAGAATTCGCCGAACAAAAGGAACGCTACGACCACTACGAAGCGCAGAAACTGGACCTCGATAACGCCATCGAAGAGTTGCGGCGCGCGATTGCCAAGATCAACAAAACGAGCAAAGAACGCTTCGAGCAGACCTTCAATTTGGTCAACCACAAGTTCGGCGAAGTGATGCCCGTGCTCTTTGGCGGCGGCATGGCCCGCCTCGTGCTGACCGAACCGGATAAGCCGCTCGAAACCGGCATCGATATCGTCATCCGCCCCCCGGGCAAGCGTTTGACCAACGTGACGCTGCTGTCGGGCGGCGAGAAAGCGCTGGCTTCGATCGGCCTGATATTCTCGATCTTCCTGGTCAAGCCCAGCCCCTTCTGCCTGCTGGACGAAGTCGACGCGCCGCTTGACGACGCCAACATCTACCGTTTCAACAAACTGGTGAACGAAATGGCGGCGCACAGCCAGATCATCTTGATCACCCACAACAAGTCGACGATGGAAGTGGCCGACCGCTTGTTCGGCGTCACGATGCAGGAAAAAGGCGTTTCCCGCATGGTGAGCGTCGAGATGGTGAAGGACGAACTCGACTAG
- a CDS encoding OmpA family protein: MRRMIFVVFAVSILAMLAGCASQPLGAGPQVEAARLAVADAQDQGADKWCPQEFQSAELKLKQAELLLADEEDDEAGIVAGQTVNLADLAKKCAETAKVHGGEAPNVHGAPDELKNFKAVIYFDYNSNKINAESRAELDKAIAFLKGMAKEHKFYVLISAFCDPPGTVEDNTALAGRRALVARYYLSKNGISRSKVYMQALGKTPATRAIGANASRKAIPEWRKVEITVLFKRPTNVLLNSALD; the protein is encoded by the coding sequence ATGAGAAGGATGATCTTTGTCGTGTTTGCCGTCTCCATTCTGGCGATGTTGGCCGGATGCGCCAGCCAACCGTTGGGAGCCGGACCCCAAGTCGAAGCGGCTCGTTTGGCCGTGGCCGACGCTCAGGACCAGGGTGCCGACAAATGGTGTCCGCAAGAGTTTCAGAGCGCCGAGTTGAAACTCAAGCAGGCCGAATTGCTGTTGGCCGACGAGGAAGACGACGAGGCCGGGATAGTTGCGGGGCAGACCGTTAATCTGGCTGATCTGGCGAAAAAATGCGCCGAGACCGCCAAAGTCCACGGGGGCGAAGCGCCCAACGTTCACGGCGCGCCTGACGAACTGAAGAATTTCAAAGCGGTCATTTACTTCGACTACAACTCCAACAAAATCAACGCCGAATCGCGCGCCGAGCTCGACAAAGCGATCGCCTTCTTGAAGGGCATGGCCAAGGAGCACAAATTCTACGTGCTGATTTCGGCATTTTGTGACCCGCCCGGCACCGTGGAAGACAACACCGCACTGGCCGGCCGACGTGCGCTGGTGGCGCGGTACTACTTGTCGAAAAACGGTATTTCCCGCTCCAAGGTGTACATGCAGGCGCTGGGCAAAACCCCGGCGACGCGGGCCATCGGCGCCAATGCCTCGCGCAAGGCGATACCCGAATGGCGGAAGGTGGAAATCACGGTCTTGTTCAAGCGGCCGACGAATGTGCTGCTCAATTCCGCCCTCGACTAG
- a CDS encoding tetratricopeptide repeat protein, whose translation MVKRWLLAALALGLMALMLPGCPIKTSQGNQLEASVGGLNTRVDTLEQQVADLKSRFDASSQMAGDAVLGFEQLQQEVGILQGKLDEMARGGQLSPEQITLLRRQLGRQFKALDKRLVTFEKRARLRDVDKGNLEVFTSNVTTAPVDVGKKPKEQDLLKTAIALFNQGNLETAKVKFREFLKLYPKSKRAHTAQFYLAESHFKQGRWMDAILAFDTLSADYPRSSHLAPTYLHMGVAFYEVGQPADAKLFFEKVIASFPKSREAIVARKKLKGLR comes from the coding sequence ATGGTGAAACGATGGCTTTTGGCCGCGCTGGCTCTTGGACTTATGGCACTGATGCTTCCCGGTTGCCCCATTAAGACTTCGCAAGGCAACCAACTCGAAGCCAGTGTCGGGGGCCTCAATACGCGAGTCGACACGCTGGAACAACAAGTCGCCGATCTCAAATCGCGTTTCGACGCCAGTTCGCAGATGGCCGGCGACGCCGTGCTGGGTTTCGAACAGTTGCAGCAGGAAGTCGGTATCTTGCAGGGGAAACTCGACGAGATGGCGCGCGGCGGCCAGCTCTCACCCGAGCAAATCACCCTCCTGCGGCGGCAATTGGGCCGCCAGTTTAAAGCCCTGGACAAGCGCCTGGTCACCTTCGAAAAGCGGGCGCGCCTGCGGGACGTCGACAAAGGCAACCTCGAAGTGTTCACTTCGAACGTGACGACTGCTCCAGTCGATGTTGGCAAGAAACCGAAAGAGCAGGATCTTCTCAAGACCGCCATCGCGCTGTTCAACCAGGGCAATTTGGAAACCGCGAAGGTGAAATTTCGGGAATTCCTGAAACTCTATCCCAAGAGCAAAAGAGCCCACACGGCGCAGTTCTATCTGGCCGAATCGCATTTCAAACAGGGCCGTTGGATGGACGCCATTCTGGCCTTCGACACCTTGTCGGCCGATTACCCCCGCAGCAGTCACTTGGCGCCGACCTACTTGCACATGGGCGTGGCGTTTTACGAAGTCGGGCAGCCGGCCGACGCGAAGCTGTTTTTCGAAAAAGTCATCGCGTCATTTCCCAAGAGCCGCGAAGCGATCGTGGCCCGCAAGAAGTTGAAAGGCTTGCGCTGA
- a CDS encoding OmpA family protein, giving the protein MRRTLFILLALVSMFLVASCGPPEGYDVAKQNAIDAQAAAKANEADEYCATEWAAAEQTMKQALEADAAEEWDIAMPLFEQAKNLYDVAKMCAIKAKDAAKAPPPPPPPAPPKPVVKPKTYTTYFDYDKYGIRKDQILGLKDEAGKLKGKFSAWSFQLTGWCDIRGTEEYNLALGERRAATVYNFLVASGVAPARLTKKSGGETTKFSAALTEKGFQLNRRVEISAMTK; this is encoded by the coding sequence ATGAGAAGGACCTTGTTCATCTTGTTGGCTCTGGTCAGCATGTTCCTCGTGGCGAGCTGCGGGCCTCCCGAAGGCTATGATGTCGCAAAGCAGAACGCCATTGATGCACAAGCTGCCGCTAAAGCCAACGAAGCTGACGAGTACTGTGCCACGGAGTGGGCTGCCGCCGAGCAGACCATGAAACAGGCGTTGGAAGCTGACGCTGCCGAAGAGTGGGATATTGCTATGCCGCTGTTCGAGCAGGCCAAAAACCTGTACGACGTGGCCAAAATGTGTGCCATCAAGGCAAAAGACGCAGCGAAGGCTCCGCCTCCGCCGCCGCCCCCGGCTCCGCCCAAACCGGTCGTAAAACCAAAGACCTACACCACGTACTTTGACTATGACAAGTACGGCATCCGTAAGGATCAGATCCTTGGTTTGAAAGACGAAGCGGGCAAGTTGAAGGGCAAGTTCTCGGCGTGGAGTTTCCAGCTTACCGGCTGGTGCGATATCCGCGGTACCGAGGAATACAACCTTGCTTTGGGCGAACGCCGTGCGGCCACCGTATACAACTTCCTGGTTGCTTCCGGCGTGGCTCCGGCCCGGCTGACCAAGAAGTCTGGTGGCGAGACCACCAAGTTCAGCGCTGCGTTGACCGAAAAGGGTTTCCAGCTTAATCGTCGCGTCGAGATTTCGGCGATGACGAAATAA
- a CDS encoding cell envelope integrity protein TolA: MIAISLAFHIAAFLIFAFAPDVLGSQHKALPEAIEVDLSYNLPKGPGLGPKAPDRNQEAVRRSDPRKAKDIMEERRQKASADAVKITKKRDVTSNRLGWKDRARMRAIERVREKQALVDSTGGGGTGTTNTKGVLGIYISNVQSRILSVWSFPGGLPDQYLRTTVKVRIYVSSSGSITNKIITKGSGFEPLDRSCLSAITKASPLPPPPQLLEKDMREKGITVRFHPKSKKP; this comes from the coding sequence ATGATCGCGATCTCCTTGGCGTTTCACATCGCCGCCTTTCTTATCTTCGCCTTCGCTCCCGACGTATTGGGCAGTCAACACAAAGCGTTGCCGGAGGCGATCGAGGTCGACTTGTCCTACAACCTGCCCAAGGGGCCGGGTTTGGGGCCTAAGGCTCCCGACCGCAACCAGGAGGCGGTGCGGCGCTCCGATCCACGCAAGGCGAAGGACATCATGGAGGAGCGCCGGCAGAAGGCCAGCGCCGATGCCGTGAAAATAACGAAAAAACGGGATGTTACAAGCAATCGCCTGGGCTGGAAGGATCGGGCGCGCATGCGGGCCATCGAACGCGTCCGCGAGAAACAGGCGCTGGTCGATTCCACCGGCGGGGGCGGCACCGGCACGACCAACACGAAGGGAGTGCTGGGCATATACATTTCCAATGTCCAATCGCGCATCCTTTCGGTATGGTCGTTCCCCGGCGGCCTGCCGGATCAATATCTGCGCACGACGGTCAAAGTGCGGATCTACGTTTCTTCCTCGGGCAGTATCACGAACAAGATCATCACCAAGGGATCGGGTTTCGAACCGCTGGACCGCAGTTGCCTGTCGGCCATTACGAAAGCCAGCCCGCTGCCGCCGCCGCCCCAGTTGTTGGAAAAAGACATGCGTGAGAAGGGCATTACCGTCCGTTTTCACCCGAAAAGCAAAAAACCTTAG